In Drosophila yakuba strain Tai18E2 chromosome 2R, Prin_Dyak_Tai18E2_2.1, whole genome shotgun sequence, a single genomic region encodes these proteins:
- the LOC6532102 gene encoding matrix metalloproteinase-14 isoform X2, whose amino-acid sequence MTNRPASGATQHSNSNSNRNSNKMTNCQSSVFIVVGTLFSILAAAQSAPVSTTTQAEIYLSQFGYLPASARNPASSGLHDQRTWVSAIEEFQSFAGLNITGELDAETMKLMSLPRCGVRDRVGTGDSRSKRYALQGSRWRVKNLTYKISKYPKRLKRVDVDAEIGRAFAVWSEDTDLTFTRKTSGPVHIEIKFVESEHGDGDAFDGQGGTLAHAFFPVFGGDAHFDDAELWTIGSPRGTNLFQVAAHEFGHSLGLSHSDQSAALMAPFYRGFEPVFKLDDDDKAAIQSLYGRKTNQLRPTNVYPATTQRPYTPPKVPLDDSICKDSKVDTLFNSAQGETYAFKGDKYYKLTTDSVEEGYPQLISKGWPGLPGNIDAAFTYKNGKTYFFKGTQYWRYQGRQMDGVYPKEISEGFTGIPDHLDAAMVWGGNGKIYFFKGSKFWRFDPAKRPPVKSSYPKPISNWEGVPNNLDAALKYTNGYTYFFKGDKYYRFHDARFAVDTATPPFPRPTAHWWFGCKNTPSSTAVGDHQSNDEPLVPEVAERTGTGNGAMSQSKVTSSSAVSTVITTILMCLVSKLIVS is encoded by the exons TAGTCGTAGGCACCCTGTTTTCGATCCTGGCAGCGGCTCAATCGGCACCCGTTTCCACCACCACACAGGCGGAG ATCTACCTGTCCCAGTTCGGCTACCTGCCAGCCTCTGCCCGCAATCCCGCCAGCAGCGGGCTGCACGACCAGCGGACCTGGGTGAGCGCCATCGAGGAGTTCCAGAGCTTCGCGGGACTGAACATCACCGGCGAGCTGGATGCGGAGACCATGAAGCTGATGTCCCTGCCCCGCTGTGGAGTCCGGGATCGCGTCGGCACCGGCGACAGCCGCTCCAAGCGTTACGCCCTGCAGGGCAGTCGCTGGCGCGTGAAGAACCTCACCTACAAGATCTCCAAGTACCCCAAGCGGCTGAAGCGCGTGGATGTGGACGCGGAGATCGGTCGCGCATTCGCCGTGTGGTCCGAGGACACAGACCTGACCTTCACCAGGAAGACTTCCGGCCCCGTGCACATCGAGATCAA GTTCGTGGAGAGCGAGCATGGAGACGGCGACGCCTTTGACGGCCAAGGTGGCACCCTGGCCCACGCCTTCTTCCCGGTCTTTGGCGGAGATGCGCACTTCGACGACGCCGAGCTGTGGACCATTGGCTCGCCCCGCGGCACCAATCTGTTCCAGGTGGCCGCCCACGAGTTCGGTCACTCCCTGGGACTGTCCCACTCCGATCAGAGCGCCGCTTTGATGGCGCCCTTCTATCGCGGCTTCGAGCCCGTCTTCAAGTTGGACGATGACGACAAGGCGGCGATCCAGTCACTGTACGGCCGGAAAACCAACCAGCTGAGGCCCACCAACGTGTACCCGGCCACCACCCAGCGACCATACACTCCTCCCAAGGTGCCACTGGACGACTCCATCTGCAAGGACTCCAAGGTGGACACGCTCTTCAACTCGGCGCAGGGCGAGACGTACGCCTTCAAGGGCGACAAGTACTACAAGCTGACCACGGACTCCGTGGAGGAGGGCTACCCGCAGCTCATCTCCAAGGGCTGGCCGGGATTGCCGGGCAACATCGATGCGGCGTTCACCTACAAGAACGGCAAGACGTACTTCTTCAAGGGTACCCAGTACTGGCGCTACCAGGGCCGCCAGATGGACGGCGTCTATCCCAAGGAAATCAGCGAGGGCTTCACCGGCATTCCCGACCATCTGGACGCCGCGATGGTTTGGGGGGGCAATGGCAAGATCTACTTCTTCAAGGGCAGCAAGTTTTGGCGCTTCGATCCGGCCAAGAGGCCGCCGGTCAAGTCCAGCTATCCCAAGCCCATCTCCAACTGGGAGGGTGTGCCCAACAACCTGGACGCTGCACTGAAGTACACCAATGGCTACACGTACTTCTTCAAGGGCGACAAGTACTACAGATTCCACGACGCCCGCTTTGCT GTTGacacggccacgccccccttcCCCAgacccaccgcccactggTGGTTCGGCTGCAAGAACACGCCCTCGTCCACAG CCGTGGGCGATCACCAGTCCAACGACGAGCCGTTAGTTCCGGAAGTGGCCGAGCGAACCGGAACCGGAAACGGAGCCATGTCCCAGTCGAAAGTGACGAGCAGCTCCGCCGTGAGCACCGTGATCACCACCATCCTGATGTGCCTCGTCTCCAAGCTCATCGTTAGCTAA
- the LOC6532101 gene encoding protein painting of fourth — MDSKRAALESGDGPDAKRLDTTHDRDNESSGGDAGQVILAKHVAPYTGNGCTPSLESYLFESTPAGSQLLPWKSSADGPFSDNDAELEKTASDNKKPDTAKLSRRELAKMRREHTLRALALERELTNKPGQAPAAEVLLIRFPDPEITAPMLAGLSKEIRDVVLPISVAPRYCLVHLKAGADVEATIRDINKVRFGTGYLRAELKPFSDEEQAEFIDPCSLYVGNMPFNMTTSAIKAYFANAMRVDIGVLKREKRARYAFVRYATPDQTMEAFKELVDSPLNSRTLTVRYRRLRKRAGMPTVQCATSFQTLQSPNGDDDNTDCKVISPPPVESIIISDSDNCSDSSGNGKNVSKRKNKINEQEREIQKLKRQMVEYGAIIKSLQFRQNSLEDTFIPDLTPKVEPCVNPLGGSLRSNEVHLMRDIKKECDYLGISDPVAASKPTTQPLDDSQKKAKNSCFGRLFSGPFRRGTSAADEHEKDDRLEELYAQLERDPDP, encoded by the exons ATGGATTCGAAACGCGCGGCCCTCGAATCCGGCGACGGTCCGGACGCCAAGCGTCTCGACACCACCCACGATCGGGACAACGAGTCGTCGGGTGGCGACGCCGGCCAGGTTATACTGGCCAAACACGTAGCACCCTACACGGGCAACGGATGCACTCCCTCGCTGGAGTCCTATTTGTTCGAGTCCACTCCCGCCGGCAGCCAACTGCTGCCATGGAAGTCCAGCGCGGATGGTCCGTTTTCTGACAACGATGCCGAGCTGGAGAAGACCGCCAGTGACAACAAGAAGC CCGACACAGCCAAGTTGTCCCGTCgggagctggccaagatgcGCCGCGAGCACACACTAAGGGCCCTCGCCCTGGAACGCGAGTTGACCAACAAGCCGGGCCAGGCACCCGCTGCCGAGGTGCTGCTCATCCGCTTTCCTGATCCCGAGATTACTGCTCCCATGCTGGCAGGACTGTCGAAGGAGATACGGGACGTGGTCTTGCCCATCAGTGTGGCGCCGCGATACTGTTTAGTGCATCTGAAGGCCGGAGCCGATGTGGAGGCCACCATTCGCGATATCAACAAGGTGCGCTTCGGTACGGGGTACCTTCGGGCGGAGCTCAAGCCGTTCTCCGACGAGGAGCAAGCCGAGTTCATCGATCCCTGTTCGCTCTATGTGGGCAACATGCCGTTCAACATGACCACCTCGGCCATCAAGGCCTACTTCGCCAACGCCATGCGCGTGGACATCGGAGTGCTGAAGCGCGAGAAGCGCGCCCGCTACGCCTTTGTGCGCTACGCCACACCTGACCAGACCATGGAGGCGTTCAAGGAGCTCGTCGACTCGCCGCTGAACAGCCGCACTCTCACAGTTCGCTACCGGCGTCTTCGGAAGCGCGCCGGCATGCCCACGGTACAGTGCGCCACCTCCTTCCAGACGCTGCAGTCGCCAAATGGAGACGACGACAATACTGACTGCAAGGTCATATCACCACCGCCGGTGGAGTCGATCATAATTAGCGACAGCGACAACTGCTCAGATTCCAGTGGCAATGGCAAAAACGTCAGCAAGCGCAAGAACAAGATTAACGAACAGGAGAGAGAGATTCAGAAGCTCAAGCGTCAAATGGTTGAGTATGGCGCtattataaaaagtttgcaATTCAGACAGAACAGCTTAGAAG ATACATTTATACCTGATCTTACCCCAAAAGTAGAGCCGTGCGTGAATCCTTTAGGAGGTTCACTACGATCCAATGAGGTGCACCTAATGCGTGACATTAAGAAAGAGTGTGACTATTTGGGAATCTCTGATCCCGTAGCAGCTAGCAAGCCGACAACACAACCCTTGGATGACAGCCAGAAGAAAGCCAAAA ATTCCTGTTTTGGGCGGCTGTTTTCGGGTCCTTTCAGGCGAGGCACCAGTGCTGCTGACGAGCACGAGAAGGATGACCGACTTGAGGAGCTCTATGCTCAACTAGAACGCGATCCTGATCCTTAA
- the LOC6532098 gene encoding uncharacterized protein LOC6532098, translating to MAPREKVEFVLVRLAFVPYINPLYPRISYQIRKHPPTGSIIQVRDWFEHVMMRERSKLPPDVNIRYAEWRIITGDMDLFQVQGFRFEKIMLVLGEENISWVFYQNTPLYRRIEGSACFPVSYCGCCLNNQYLDIMAKIKQTVSRKKIR from the exons ATGGCTCCCCGAGAGAAAGTTGAATTCGTGCTAGTTCGCCTGGCCTTCGTTCCTTACAT AAATCCTCTGTACCCGCGCATCAGCTACCAGATCAGGAAACATCCTCCCACTGGATCCATCATCCAGGTGCGCGATTGGTTCGAGCACGTGATGATGAGGGAGCGCTCCAAGCTGCCCCCAGATGTCAACATACGCTACGCAGAGTGGCGCATCATCACCGGCGACATGGACCTGTTCCAGGTGCAGGGCTTCCGCTTCGAGAAGATCATGCTGGTGCTGGGCGAGGAAAACATCTCGTGGGTGTTCTATCAGAACACGCCGCTGTACCGGCGCATCGAGGGCAGCGCCTGCTTCCCCGTAAGCTACTGCGGATGCTGCCTGAATAACCAGTACCTGGACATTATGGCCAAAATCAAGCAGACTGTGTCGAGGAAGAAGATAcgatga
- the LOC6532099 gene encoding RNA-binding protein 28 — protein sequence MELKKMKPLTDDAAESPPETGARKRRNPFNTQRLKEEKERRQKKRARLIVRNISYKTTDDSLREHFGQWGTLEDVHILKRGDGKLVGCAFVQYETINQATKAILNSNGKELLGRKVFVDWALGKDEYVTKNPKEEEPEEKKPKVEVKEEDGDEKEVKEESDEEAGEEGASSGEDSGSESDEDEEDAGESGDEEDDDDHKENKDELKSKLDIENVKKEKQISNDVQEGCTVFIKNVPFDAEDADLRKACRKFGLVSYAIINRQAVSGHSKGTAFVKFKAKESADLCLQAGTEFKLMDEVLDPHPALSREEMKSKQSQDNKKDDAKDSRNLYLAREGLIMSGAKAADGVSASDMAKRHELEQVKTQVLKNLNRFVSRNRLSIHNLPQNYDNEKLKQMALTYTGFRPHECRVMREHKVTPEHPQGKSKGFGFLSFDTHQRALAALRKLNNNPNIFGTQSRPIVAFSIEDRAVHKIKEKRTERSKLNNPTYQNKQQERKERRQQKRNGQKTKTPAPQADNKTKLQKHIKKLEASRAAKAEGKAAEKKQLSDVQGDYVGTAAKPGTSLKMRSKKKIVEQAKEHLKKVKTEKRKQKNKKIRESHLAERKANNRPKQGRKKETDDLRPLINKYKNMISGNQGGGGVTGGKVKKPKRTKWYTE from the exons ATGGAACTCAAGAAAATGAAACCTTTAACAGACGACGCCGCCGAATCCCCGCCAGAAACGGGGGCCCGGAAGCGTCGCAACCCGTTCAACACACAGCGGCtgaaggaggagaaggagcgCCGCCAGAAGAAGCGAGCGCGTCTTATCGTTCGCAACATCAGCTACAAGACCACGGATGATTCGCTACGCGAGCATTTCGGACAGTGGGGCACGTTGGAGGACGTACACATCCTGAAGCGCGGCGACGGCAAGCTGGTGGGATGCGCCTTTGTGCAGTACGAGACCATCAACCAGGCCACCAAAGCGATCCTCAACTCCAACGGCAAGGAGCTGCTCGGCAGGAAGGTGTTTGTGGACTGGGCCTTGGGCAAGGACGAGTACGTGACGAAGAACcccaaggaggaggagccggaAGAGAAGAAGCCAAAGGTGGAGGTGAAGGAAGAGGACGGCGACGAGAAGGAAGTCAAGGAGGAAAGCGACGAGGAAGCTGGCGAGGAAGGCGCCAGTTCTGGGGAAGATTCTGGGTCGGAATCCGACGAAGATGAAGAGGACGCTGGGGAATCAGGGGACGaagaggacgacgacgaccataaagagaacaaggacgaattaaaatcaaaattggatatcgaaaatgtgaaaaaggaaaagcaaatcTCCAACGACGTCCAGGAGGGATGCACGGTCTTCATCAAAAACGTTCCCTTCGATGCAGAGGATGCCGACCTGAGAAAGGCGTGCCGCAAGTTTGGCTTGGTCAGCTACGCCATAATCAATCGCCAGGCGGTTTCCGGGCACTCCAAGGGCACAGCCTTTGTTAAGTTCAAGGCCAAGGAGTCGGCGGATCTTTGTCTGCAAGCTGGAACGGAGTTCAAGCTGATGGATGAGGTCCTGGATCCGCATCCCGCATTGAGTCGCGAGGAAATGAAGTCGAAGCAGTCGCAGGACAACAAAAAGGACGATGCCAAGGACTCACGAAACCTGTATTTGGCCAGGGAAGGTCTTATCATGTCTGGAGCGAAGGCAGCCGACGGTGTTTCGGCCTCAGACATGGCCAAGCGACATGAACTGGAGCAGGTTAAGACGCAGGTGCTCAAGAACTTGAATCG GTTTGTTTCCCGCAATCGCTTGTCCATTCACAATCTGCCCCAAAACTACGACAATGAAAAGCTGAAGCAAATGGCACTCACCTACACTGGTTTCCGACCCCACGAATGCCGGGTGATGAGGGAACACAAGGTGACCCCTGAGCATCCGCAGGGCAAGTCCAAGGGTTTCGGTTTCCTATCCTTCGACACGCATCAGAGAGCTCTGGCCGCCCTGCGGAAACTGAACAACAACCCCAACATCTTCGGAACACAGAGT CGCCCCATTGTCGCGTTCAGTATAGAGGATCGTGCTGTGCACAAAATCAAAGAGAAGCGCACAGAGCGCTCCAAGCTGAACAATCCCACATACCAGAACAAGCAGCAGGAGCGCAAGGAGCGTCGCCAGCAAAAGCGAAATGGCCAGAAGACCAAAACTCCGGCTCCCCAGGCCGATAACAAAACCAAACTTCAGAAACATATTAAGAAGCTGGAGGCTTCGCGAGCAGCCAAAGCCGAAGGTAAAGCGGCGGAGAAAAAGCAGCTGAGCGATGTGCAGGGCGACTATGTGGGCACGGCAGCCAAGCCGGGCACTTCGCTCAAGATGCGATCCAAGAAGAAGATCGTGGAGCAGGCCAAGGAACACTTGAAGAAGGTAAAGACCGAGAAGCGCAAGCAGAAGAACAAGAAGATACGCGAGTCCCACCTGGCGGAGCGCAAGGCTAACAATCGGCCCAAGCAGGGACGCAAGAAGGAAACGGATGACCTGCGGCCCCTGATCAATAAGTACAAGAACATGATTAGTGGAAACCAAGGAGGCGGCGGTGTTACGGGCGGTAAAGTCAAGAAACCTAAGCGCACCAAGTGGTACACGGAGTAA
- the LOC6532100 gene encoding uncharacterized protein LOC6532100: MCAALLRSVKLAHLRPISAKPAFQGLHTSSWLRKWRNVSSGEVERKLLSGDRLPDNYKLIYRAPIESYVTWTKNISTATTSILAAVAAYHYATSMNYLNMVQTMDIAILVSQESDLYYFVGGFVLINLAIRAFVAKYPLRIYKSSEKYVAVYGSQLPVGTVKHYFERGQIAEYKNFLNPWSHIMYKLGTRSSMLLVDYFKTPSEFHQLFATKQET, from the exons atgtGTGCGGCGCTCTTACGAAGCGTAAAATTGGCTCATTTGCGGCCAATATCAGCTAAACCGGCTTTCCAGGGCTTGCA CACCAGCAGCTGGCTGCGCAAGTGGCGCAATGTGTCCTCCGGCGAAGTGGAAAGGAAGCTCCTCTCTGGCGACAGGCTTCCGGATAACTATAAGCTGATCTACCGGGCACCTATCGAGAGCTACGTGACCTGGACGAAGAACATATCCACTGCCACGACCAGTATCCTGGCTGCGGTGGCCGCGTACCACTATGCCACATCCATGAACTACCTAAATATGGTCCAGACAATGGACATAGCCATTCTGGTGTCCCAGGAATCGGATCTGTACTACTTTGTGGGCGGATTCGTGCTAATAAACCTGGCGATTCGGGCTTTCGTGGCCAAATATCCCCTGAGAATATACAAGAGCTCGGAAAA ATACGTTGCAGTCTACGGCTCCCAACTGCCCGTGGGAACTGTGAAACACTATTTCGAACGCGGTCAAATAGCTGAGtacaaaaactttttaaatccCTGGAGCCACATTATGTACAAACTGGGCACCCGCTCCTCCATGCTGCTGGTGGATTACTTCAAGACGCCCTCGGAGTTCCACCAACTGTTCGCGACCAAACAAGAAACGTAG
- the LOC6532102 gene encoding matrix metalloproteinase-14 isoform X1: MTNRPASGATQHSNSNSNRNSNKMTNCQSSVFIVVGTLFSILAAAQSAPVSTTTQAEIYLSQFGYLPASARNPASSGLHDQRTWVSAIEEFQSFAGLNITGELDAETMKLMSLPRCGVRDRVGTGDSRSKRYALQGSRWRVKNLTYKISKYPKRLKRVDVDAEIGRAFAVWSEDTDLTFTRKTSGPVHIEIKFVESEHGDGDAFDGQGGTLAHAFFPVFGGDAHFDDAELWTIGSPRGTNLFQVAAHEFGHSLGLSHSDQSAALMAPFYRGFEPVFKLDDDDKAAIQSLYGRKTNQLRPTNVYPATTQRPYTPPKVPLDDSICKDSKVDTLFNSAQGETYAFKGDKYYKLTTDSVEEGYPQLISKGWPGLPGNIDAAFTYKNGKTYFFKGTQYWRYQGRQMDGVYPKEISEGFTGIPDHLDAAMVWGGNGKIYFFKGSKFWRFDPAKRPPVKSSYPKPISNWEGVPNNLDAALKYTNGYTYFFKGDKYYRFHDARFAVDTATPPFPRPTAHWWFGCKNTPSSTGNIVEGSDNEFEQHSMIPHADDGNGDDFDAAVGDHQSNDEPLVPEVAERTGTGNGAMSQSKVTSSSAVSTVITTILMCLVSKLIVS, encoded by the exons TAGTCGTAGGCACCCTGTTTTCGATCCTGGCAGCGGCTCAATCGGCACCCGTTTCCACCACCACACAGGCGGAG ATCTACCTGTCCCAGTTCGGCTACCTGCCAGCCTCTGCCCGCAATCCCGCCAGCAGCGGGCTGCACGACCAGCGGACCTGGGTGAGCGCCATCGAGGAGTTCCAGAGCTTCGCGGGACTGAACATCACCGGCGAGCTGGATGCGGAGACCATGAAGCTGATGTCCCTGCCCCGCTGTGGAGTCCGGGATCGCGTCGGCACCGGCGACAGCCGCTCCAAGCGTTACGCCCTGCAGGGCAGTCGCTGGCGCGTGAAGAACCTCACCTACAAGATCTCCAAGTACCCCAAGCGGCTGAAGCGCGTGGATGTGGACGCGGAGATCGGTCGCGCATTCGCCGTGTGGTCCGAGGACACAGACCTGACCTTCACCAGGAAGACTTCCGGCCCCGTGCACATCGAGATCAA GTTCGTGGAGAGCGAGCATGGAGACGGCGACGCCTTTGACGGCCAAGGTGGCACCCTGGCCCACGCCTTCTTCCCGGTCTTTGGCGGAGATGCGCACTTCGACGACGCCGAGCTGTGGACCATTGGCTCGCCCCGCGGCACCAATCTGTTCCAGGTGGCCGCCCACGAGTTCGGTCACTCCCTGGGACTGTCCCACTCCGATCAGAGCGCCGCTTTGATGGCGCCCTTCTATCGCGGCTTCGAGCCCGTCTTCAAGTTGGACGATGACGACAAGGCGGCGATCCAGTCACTGTACGGCCGGAAAACCAACCAGCTGAGGCCCACCAACGTGTACCCGGCCACCACCCAGCGACCATACACTCCTCCCAAGGTGCCACTGGACGACTCCATCTGCAAGGACTCCAAGGTGGACACGCTCTTCAACTCGGCGCAGGGCGAGACGTACGCCTTCAAGGGCGACAAGTACTACAAGCTGACCACGGACTCCGTGGAGGAGGGCTACCCGCAGCTCATCTCCAAGGGCTGGCCGGGATTGCCGGGCAACATCGATGCGGCGTTCACCTACAAGAACGGCAAGACGTACTTCTTCAAGGGTACCCAGTACTGGCGCTACCAGGGCCGCCAGATGGACGGCGTCTATCCCAAGGAAATCAGCGAGGGCTTCACCGGCATTCCCGACCATCTGGACGCCGCGATGGTTTGGGGGGGCAATGGCAAGATCTACTTCTTCAAGGGCAGCAAGTTTTGGCGCTTCGATCCGGCCAAGAGGCCGCCGGTCAAGTCCAGCTATCCCAAGCCCATCTCCAACTGGGAGGGTGTGCCCAACAACCTGGACGCTGCACTGAAGTACACCAATGGCTACACGTACTTCTTCAAGGGCGACAAGTACTACAGATTCCACGACGCCCGCTTTGCT GTTGacacggccacgccccccttcCCCAgacccaccgcccactggTGGTTCGGCTGCAAGAACACGCCCTCGTCCACAGGTAATATCGTCGAGGGTTCGGACAACGAGTTCGAACAGCACTCCATGATCCCGCATGCCGACGATGGTAATGGTGATGACTTTGACGCAG CCGTGGGCGATCACCAGTCCAACGACGAGCCGTTAGTTCCGGAAGTGGCCGAGCGAACCGGAACCGGAAACGGAGCCATGTCCCAGTCGAAAGTGACGAGCAGCTCCGCCGTGAGCACCGTGATCACCACCATCCTGATGTGCCTCGTCTCCAAGCTCATCGTTAGCTAA